GTCGAGCGCGCGGTCCGCCACGCGGTCGACCTCGCGGTCGAGCACGGGGCGACCGTCCACGCGTTGTACGTCGTCAACTCGGCGTCGTACGCGGGGATGCCGATGGAGTCGAGTTGGGAGGGGATCGACGAGATGCTCCGCAGCGACGCCGATGACGCCGTCTCGCTCGTGGAGGCGCTCGGCGACGACTACGAGGTCCCGGTCGAGACGGCGGTCGTGGACGGGTCGCCGAGCAGAGAGATCGTCCGCTACGCCGAGGACAACGACTGCGACCTGATCGTGATGGGCACACACGGCCGCGGCGGGATCGATCGGCTCCTGCTCGGAAGCGTCGCAGAGAAGGTCGTCCGGGCGTCGAACGTGCCGGTGTTGACGGTGCGCGTGACCGACCGGAACTGACCGACCGGACTCGGCCTCTCCTCGCGGGTTCTCGCGTGTTCACTCCGCCGCCGGGCGGAGGTGCTCGCAGTCACCCGCGGTCACGCGAACCGTGTCGTCGCCGGTGTCGACGAGGAGCGCGCCGGGGAACTCGACGCCGACGGCCTCGCCTTCGACGACGCCGCCGGGCGTGTCGACACGGACGCGGCGACCGACCGTGTCGGCGTACTCCTCCCACGCGTCGACCGCGCCGCGGAGGTCGCCCCGGAGCGCGTCGAACTCCTTGACGATCCGTTGGACGAGCACGTGCCTGTCGACCGGGTCGCCGCGCTCGGCGAGGAGACTCGTCGCGTCAGCGTCCGGTGGGAGGTCGGCGGGGTCGACGTTCGCGTTGAGGCCGACGCCGATCACGAGCCACGAGACGCGGTCCGCCTCCCCCTCCATCTCGGTCAAGATCCCGCACAGTTTCCGCCCGCCACGCTCGCCGCCGTCGCCGACCAACACGTCGTTGGGCCACTTGATCCGTGCGTCGACGCCGGCCTCCCGGCAGGCGCGCGTGACCGCGACCGCCATCGCGAGGGTGTACGCCGGCGCGTGCGCCGGAGGGACCTCCGGGCGACACACAACGGAGAGCCAGACGCCGCCGGGCGGGGACACCCACTCGCGGTCGAGGCGGCCGCGCGAGGCGGTCTGCTCGTCGGCGACGACCACCACGTCGCGAGCACCGGCGGCGGCCACCTCGCGCGCGCGGTCGTTCGTCGACCCGACGCTGTCGTGGTAGTCGACGGCGAACGGGCCGTCCAGGCCGTAGGCGATAGCCTCGCCAGAGTAGCCCGACACGTCGCCCACGACGTACCCGTCGTCGGTGCTGTCGACGGCGAGGCCGGCGTCGCGGAGCGCCTCGACGTGGTTCCAGATGGCGGCGCGCGACACGCCCACCTCGTCGGCGAGCGCCGGCCCCGAGACGGGACCGTCGGCGAGGGCGTCGAGGAGGCGCCGGCGCGTGGCTGGGAGGCCCGCCTCGACGGCGTCGCTCACGGGTCGTCGCGCCCGCCCTTCGCGGACGCGAGTTCGCGGGCCTCACCGTCGGCTCGCACGGTGATCACCGTCGCGTCGAGTTTCCCTTTGAGGAACGACTCGATGTCCGGGTCGGAGAACAGTTTCTGGATGGTTCGGCGCCAGCGACTCGCCTGCTTGGCACCGATCACGACCACCTCGGCCTGCTCGGCGGCGACCTCGTCGAGGATGGTCTCCTCGACGAGGAACCCCCGGCGGACGACGTAGCGGACGTTGGGGAGTCCGCCGAACTCGCGCTCGACCGCGCGTTTGAGGCCGGTGCGGGTCACCTCTTTGCCGTCCTGATACAGATCCACGTGGAGGACGGTCAACTCGGCGTCGCGTTCCTCGGCGATCCGGATCGCCTCCGACAGCGTCGCTCTCGAGTGTTTCGAGAGTGGGTATCGCACCGGCACGACGACCAGCGTCATTGTCGACACGACGCACCGGCCCGTGTAAACACTTCCTCTTGTGACACCGCCGACCTACTGGTCGCCCGCGGAACCGCCCGACTGCGCGGGCGCTCCGGCGCCGGTCGCGACGCCGCCACCGTCTTCGCCGCCGGATACGCGGCGAATCCGCCCTTCGACTCGCGGGTCGATGCCGTGCTCGCGGACGTACGCGGCGAGCACCTCGTGTTGGATCCCGTACTCGCCGGCGCGGTGGTGCTCGTCGATGGCGGGGAACTCGTGGTCCGAGTGGAGGATGTACTCCGGGGTGGCGACGCGGTAGGTGCGGTCCGGGTCGACCGGGTCGCCGCCGACGGTCGCCGAGACGAGTTCCGCGGCGTCGTCGTCCCAGACGATGGCGGCACCACTCAGGTGGCCGTGCCACCAGTCGTCCTCGCCGAAGTCGACCACTGCGGCAGACATCTGCCGG
The DNA window shown above is from Halobaculum marinum and carries:
- a CDS encoding biotin--[acetyl-CoA-carboxylase] ligase, whose protein sequence is MSDAVEAGLPATRRRLLDALADGPVSGPALADEVGVSRAAIWNHVEALRDAGLAVDSTDDGYVVGDVSGYSGEAIAYGLDGPFAVDYHDSVGSTNDRAREVAAAGARDVVVVADEQTASRGRLDREWVSPPGGVWLSVVCRPEVPPAHAPAYTLAMAVAVTRACREAGVDARIKWPNDVLVGDGGERGGRKLCGILTEMEGEADRVSWLVIGVGLNANVDPADLPPDADATSLLAERGDPVDRHVLVQRIVKEFDALRGDLRGAVDAWEEYADTVGRRVRVDTPGGVVEGEAVGVEFPGALLVDTGDDTVRVTAGDCEHLRPAAE
- a CDS encoding universal stress protein, producing the protein MTLVVVPVRYPLSKHSRATLSEAIRIAEERDAELTVLHVDLYQDGKEVTRTGLKRAVEREFGGLPNVRYVVRRGFLVEETILDEVAAEQAEVVVIGAKQASRWRRTIQKLFSDPDIESFLKGKLDATVITVRADGEARELASAKGGRDDP
- a CDS encoding universal stress protein, which produces MYDRILVPTDGSDGVERAVRHAVDLAVEHGATVHALYVVNSASYAGMPMESSWEGIDEMLRSDADDAVSLVEALGDDYEVPVETAVVDGSPSREIVRYAEDNDCDLIVMGTHGRGGIDRLLLGSVAEKVVRASNVPVLTVRVTDRN